A DNA window from Thermoanaerobaculia bacterium contains the following coding sequences:
- a CDS encoding type II toxin-antitoxin system RelE/ParE family toxin → MAVRVQYKASVAGDLRRIDRSAAERILRQIEQRLSDPNRGGSPLSGEFAGLFRLRVGDYRVIYARRAAGVLVLRIAHRRDVYRRPTEVHEPVAEYGRVRRRTGRGELR, encoded by the coding sequence ATGGCGGTTCGCGTCCAGTACAAGGCCTCGGTCGCCGGAGACCTTCGCCGCATCGATCGGTCGGCGGCCGAGAGGATCCTCCGCCAGATTGAGCAAAGGCTCTCCGACCCGAATCGCGGCGGCTCCCCGCTATCGGGCGAGTTCGCCGGGCTCTTTCGTCTCCGCGTCGGCGATTACCGGGTCATCTATGCGCGGCGCGCGGCGGGTGTCCTCGTCCTCCGGATCGCGCATCGGCGGGACGTCTATCGCCGGCCCACCGAGGTCCACGAGCCCGTCGCGGAATACGGGCGAGTCCGCCGGAGGACCGGGCGCGGCGAGCTGAGGTGA